A genome region from Chiroxiphia lanceolata isolate bChiLan1 chromosome 5, bChiLan1.pri, whole genome shotgun sequence includes the following:
- the CDKN1B gene encoding cyclin-dependent kinase inhibitor 1B has translation MSNVRISNGSPTLERMEARQSEYPKPSACRNLFGPVNHEELNRELKKHLQEMEEACQRKWNFDFQNHKPLEGRYEWQAVEKGSSPDFYFRPPRLRKAVCKSSGRQSLDVNGNCQTVVFVGSQGISEDTHCVGQKTDVSENQTDLAEQCTGQRKRPAADDSCPQNKRANTTEEEVSEDSPSASSVEQTPKKSSPRRHQT, from the exons ATGTCAAACGTCCGTATTTCTAATGGGAGCCCTACCCTGGAGCGCATGGAGGCCAGGCAGTCGGAGTACCCGAAGCCGTCAGCGTGCAGGAATCTTTTCGGGCCGGTGAATCACGAAGAGTTAAACAGGGAATTAAAGAAGCACCTGCAGGAGATGGAGGAGGCATGCCAGAGGAAGTGGAATTTCGATTTCCAGAATCACAAGCCGCTTGAAGGCAGGTACGAATGGCAAGCCGTGGAGAAGGGGAGCTCGCCCGACTTCTACTTCAGACCCCCCCGGCTACGGAAAGCCGTCTGCAAGTCCTCCGGCCGCCAGAGTTTGGATGTAAACGGGAATTGCCAAACCGTGGTTTTTGTCGGTTCTCAGGGAATCTCAGAGGACACTCACTGTGTAGGTCAAAAGACTGATGTTTCAGAAAATCAGACGGACTTAGCAGAGCAATGCACTGGGCAGAGGAAAAGACCCGCGGCCGATG ATTCCTGTCCTCAAAATAAAAGAGCCAACACAACAGAAGAAGAGGTTTCAGAAGACTCCCCCAGTGCCAGTTCAGTGGAGCAAACACCCAAGAAATCAAGCCCGAGAAGACATCAAACGTAA